The nucleotide window AGCCGGCCGGCGGGACCACGCAGATCGTCAATCGTGACGACGGAAAAAGAGGGCGAAGACTTCAGATCACTCACCTGGATATTGTAAAAGGCTCGCGACATACGGCCTGAAGCGGTGCGGGTCTTGTATTCTGACAGCGATGACGAGCATACGCACAACGAACCTTCCGGCGCTGGACGCCATCGCGCTGACCCGGCAACTGATCGATATCGAGTCGACGACCTTCAACGAAGGCGCGGTGGGCGCATTCCTCGTAACATTCCTCGAAGAGCGCGGTTTTACTGTCGAGAAGATGGACGTGGCTCCGGGACCGCAGACGAAGCCAGGGACGGAACGCTTCAACGTCTATGCGGGATACGAAGGCGAAACGCCGGACGTGGTGCTCTCCACGCACATGGATACGGTGCCGCCGTATATCAGCTCCAGCGAGGACGCGGAGTATATCTACGGACGCGGCGCGTGCGATGCGAAGGGCATTATCGCTGCGCAGGTGGCTGCCGCCGAACGTCTGTATGCGGATGGCGTGCGCGTGGGATTGCTTTTCGTGGTGGGCGAAGAGCGTGACTCGGCCGGCGCAAAGGTCGCCAACGAGCATGCGAAGGGCAGCCGGTTTCTCATTAACGGCGAGCCTACGGATAACCGTATCGCGCTGGCGTCCAAGGGCGCGCTGCGCGCAGAGATTTCGGCCAGCGGAAAGATGGCGCACTCGGCGTATCCGGAGCTGGGGGACAGCGCGGTACACAAGCTGGTACAGGCGCTGGAGCGCTTGCTCCGCGTGGAGTTGCCGGTCACCGAAGATGTGGGACCGAGCACGCTGAATATCGGCGTGATCGACGGAGGCCGCGCCCCGAATGTGATCGCGGACAAGGCCGATGCGCAGGTGCTGATTCGCCTGGTCGGGCCTTCGGAGTCGACGCGGCGCGCGGTAGAGCAGGCGGTCGAAGGGCTGGCGAAGGTGGAGTTCACGCTGGAGATTCCTTTTCAGCGGTTGAAGAGCCTCGAAGGCGTGCCGACGATGGTCGCGGCCTTTACCACCGACGTGCCGTGGCTCGGCAACTGGGGCGAGCCGGTGCTGCTGGGACCGGGTTCGATCCACGTGGCGCATACGCCGCATGAAAAGCTGAGCAAGCGCGAACTGGCCGAGGCGATCGAGCTATACGTCGAGGTCGCGAAGCGGCTGGTGGCGAGCGGAATCTAACCCGACTTCTGAATTGCCATGTCCCCACCCCGGCAAAGCCGGCTTGAGTAGGCCGTCGTCGGCGGTGGATGTTCTCCCACGTCTCAAACGCGAGACGTGGGGCACCCGGGTTCTTCTCTCCCACCCTGGCTGCAGGCTTGTACACTCGAGGGGATGGCACACTCGCAGAACGCTCTCTCGAAGGCGCGCTCGTCCTACCTGCGCTCGGCTCAGCATCAACCGATTGAATGGCATGAGTGGGGCGAGGCGG belongs to Silvibacterium dinghuense and includes:
- a CDS encoding M20/M25/M40 family metallo-hydrolase, with protein sequence MTSIRTTNLPALDAIALTRQLIDIESTTFNEGAVGAFLVTFLEERGFTVEKMDVAPGPQTKPGTERFNVYAGYEGETPDVVLSTHMDTVPPYISSSEDAEYIYGRGACDAKGIIAAQVAAAERLYADGVRVGLLFVVGEERDSAGAKVANEHAKGSRFLINGEPTDNRIALASKGALRAEISASGKMAHSAYPELGDSAVHKLVQALERLLRVELPVTEDVGPSTLNIGVIDGGRAPNVIADKADAQVLIRLVGPSESTRRAVEQAVEGLAKVEFTLEIPFQRLKSLEGVPTMVAAFTTDVPWLGNWGEPVLLGPGSIHVAHTPHEKLSKRELAEAIELYVEVAKRLVASGI